One genomic segment of Gossypium arboreum isolate Shixiya-1 chromosome 3, ASM2569848v2, whole genome shotgun sequence includes these proteins:
- the LOC108474582 gene encoding amidophosphoribosyltransferase, chloroplastic: protein MVSCLAFHREKTGPLTPSLSTFKIQFLFLPRTVFYIHGCLHHQPLSFIITSIKTHHQQTPFYLFPQTLLNPLSLRLKSLFRTHKPHCTVSSKNPIADFFLANKPDPEPSFIPSFIDDDKPREECGVVGIFGDPEASRLCYLALHALQHRGQEGAGIVAVNNNVLQSVTGVGLVSDVFNETKLSQLPGEMAIGHVRYSTAGSSMLKNVQPFVAGYRFGSVGVAHNGNLVNYRTLRAMLEDNGSIFNTSSDTEVVLHLIAISKARPFFLRIVDACEKLEGAYSMVFVTEDKLVAVRDPYGFRPLVMGRRTNGAVVFASETCALDLIEATYEREVNPGEVLVVDKKDGVQSLCLLPHPEPKQCIFEHIYFALPNSVVFGRSVYESRHVFGEILATEAPVDCDVVIAVPDSGVVAALGYAAKVGVPFQQGLIRSHYVGRTFIEPSQKIRDFGVKLKLSPVRGVLDGKRVVVVDDSIVRGTTSSKIVRLIKEAGAKEVHMRIASPPIIGSCYYGVDTPSAEELISNRMSVEEIREFIGCDSLAFLPFDSLQKMLASDSQKFCYACFSGKYPVMPKEVKVKKVGDFLDDGLNGPMDSIDGGWVRGPKNIDVEKEIDPLYQQSKI, encoded by the exons ATGGTATCTTGCTTAGCATTTCAT AGAGAGAAAACAGGGCCTCTTACCCCCTCTCTCTCTACCTTTAAAATCCAATTCCTTTTCCTCCCTCGAACTGTGTTTTACATCCATGGCTGCCTCCACCACCAACCTCTCTCCTTTATCATCACATCTATCAAAACCCATCACCAACAAACCCCCTTTTATCTCTTCCCCCAAACCCTACTAAACCCCCTTTCTCTCCGTCTCAAATCTCTTTTCCGTACCCACAAACCTCACTGCACCGTCTCCTCCAAAAACCCCATCGCTGACTTCTTTCTGGCAAACAAACCCGACCCAGAACCCAGTTTTATCCCTTCTTTCATCGACGATGACAAGCCCCGTGAAGAATGCGGCGTTGTGGGCATATTCGGTGACCCAGAAGCCTCACGTCTCTGTTATTTAGCCCTCCATGCCCTTCAACATCGTGGACAAGAAGGTGCTGGTATTGTAGCAGTGAATAATAATGTTCTTCAATCGGTCACCGGTGTGGGTTTAGTTTCCGATGTGTTTAATGAAACCAAACTTAGTCAATTACCTGGTGAAATGGCAATCGGACATGTAAGATATTCAACCGCCGGTTCATCAATGTTAAAAAATGTACAACCTTTTGTAGCTGGTTACAGGTTTGGTTCTGTTGGTGTTGCACATAATGGGAATTTAGTGAATTATAGAACTTTAAGAGCTATGCTTGAAGATAATGGTTCGATTTTTAATACTAGTTCGGATACTGAAGTTGTTCTTCATTTAATTGCTATTTCAAAAGCTAGgccattttttttaagaattgtTGATGCTTGTGAAAAGCTTGAAGGTGCTTATTCAATGGTGTTTGTAACTGAAGATAAACTTGTTGCTGTACGTGATCCTTATGGATTTAGGCCTTTAGTTATGGGAAGGAGAACCAATGGTGCCGTTGTGTTTGCTTCCGAGACGTGTGCACTCGATTTAATCGAAGCGACGTATGAACGAGAAGTGAATCCCGGTGAAGTTCTTGTTGTTGATAAAAAAGATGGTGTTCAATCACTCTGCTTGTTGCCTCACCCTGAACCAAAGCAATGTATTTTCGAGCATATTTACTTTGCTTTGCCGAATTCGGTTGTGTTCGGACGGTCTGTTTACGAGTCTCGACATGTTTTCGGTGAAATACTTGCTACCGAAGCTCCGGTTGATTGTGATGTTGTTATTGCAGTGCCGGATTCTGGTGTGGTAGCTGCTCTTGGTTATGCAGCTAAAGTAGGGGTTCCGTTTCAACAAGGGTTGATTCGTTCTCATTACGTTGGAAGAACGTTTATCGAGCCTTCGCAAAAGATTAGAGATTTCGGGGTTAAGCTTAAGCTTTCCCCGGTTCGTGGTGTGTTGGACGGTAAAAGGGTTGTAGTTGTTGACGACTCGATTGTTCGTGGAACCACGTCTTCAAAAATCGTTAGGTTGATTAAGGAAGCAGGGGCTAAGGAAGTTCATATGAGGATTGCTAGCCCACCGATTATCGGTTCTTGCTATTACGGAGTGGATACGCCGAGCGCGGAGGAATTGATATCGAACCGAATGAGTGTTGAGGAGATCCGAGAGTTCATTGGATGTGATTCCCTTGCGTTCCTCCCATTCGATAGCTTGCAGAAAATGTTGGCTAGCGATTCTCAGAAGTTCTGTTACGCTTGCTTCTCCGGTAAGTATCCTGTTATGCCGAAGGAGGTTAAAGTGAAAAAAGTAGGTGATTTCTTGGATGATGGATTGAATGGACCTATGGATTCCATCGATGGAGGCTGGGTTAGAGGTCCAAAAAATATCGATGTTGAGAAAGAAATCGATCCGTTGTATCAACAGAGtaagatttag
- the LOC108476408 gene encoding bZIP transcription factor 29, with protein sequence MGDSEEGNTDLMQRIQSSFGTSSSSIPKQVLSMNRLEIPQLNPNQIRAVRHFSHFGQNFNGGGGGGGGGGDGNKRVGIPPSHPNQIPPISPYSQIPVSRPSSHQMGSSQGFSLGQTHSRSLSQPSSFFSFDSLPPLSPAPVSQISNDVCMEDSHSLLPPSPFPKASSPRVGESLPPRKSHRRSNSDIPFGFNTVTPPVRGSGFENSGVPRPVQLVKKETSWERGIDGNVEGMGERKSEGEVMDDLFSAYMNLDNIDALNSSEDKNNNNENHEDLDSRASGTKTNGGDSSDNEAESSANESGNSVTRGGVYSTEKREGNKRSAGGDIAPTSRHYRSVSMDSFMGKLNFSDESPKLPPSPGSRPGQLSPSNSIDGNSAAFSLELGNGEFSEAELKKIMANEKLAEIAMTDPKRAKRILANRQSAARSKERKMRYISELEHKVQTLQTEATTLSAQLTLLQRDSVGLTNQNNELKFRIQSMEQQAQLRDALNETLTAEVRRLKLATQELGGDSDPSKGMVSQQLPISRQMFQLHQQQFHQQQQNGNTAAKSESNQ encoded by the exons ATGGGAGATAGTGAAGAAGGTAATACTGATTTGATGCAAAGGATTCAATCTTCATTTGGAACATCATCTTCTTCGATTCctaaacaagttttatcaatgaaTCGTCTTGAAATACCTCAATTGAACCCTAATCAAATCAGGGCTGTTAGGCATTTCTCTCATTTTGGACAAAACTTTAACGGCGGCGGTGGTGGAGGTGGCGGCGGTGGTGATGGTAATAAAAGAGTTGGTATTCCTCCTTCACACCCTAACCAGATCCCACCCATTTCGCCTTATTCACAGATCCCTGTGTCTCGTCCATCGAGCCATCAAATGGGTTCTTCTCAGGGTTTTAGTCTTGGACAGACTCATTCTCGGTCTTTGTCACAACCTTCGTCGTTCTTTTCGTTCGATTCGTTGCCGCCGTTGAGTCCTGCGCCGGTGAGCCAAATTTCGAACGATGTGTGTATGGAAGATTCGCATTCGTTGTTACCGCCCTCGCCTTTTCCAAAGGCGAGTTCTCCTCGGGTTGGAGAAAGTTTGCCACCACGAAAATCACATAGGCGGTCCAATAGTGATATTCCTTTCGGGTTTAATACGGTAACCCCACCGGTAAGGGGCAGCGGTTTTGAGAATTCGGGTGTGCCTAGGCCAGTTCAGTTGGTTAAAAAGGAAACGAGTTGGGAAAGAGGTATTGATGGTAACGTTGAAGGAATGGGTGAGAGGAAATCGGAAGGGGAAGTAATGGATGATTTGTTTTCGGCATATATGAATTTGGATAACATCGATGCATTGAATTCTTCCGAGGATAAGAACAACAATAACGAGAATCACGAAGATTTAGATAGCCGAGCGAGTGGAACAAAGACCAACGGTGGCGATAGTAGTGACAATGAAGCGGAAAGCAGTGCGAACGAGAGCGGGAATAGTGTGACACGAGGCGGAGTTTATTCAACTGAGAAAAGAGAAGGGAACAAAAGGAGTGCAGGGGGTGACATTGCTCCTACTTCGAGACATTATCGAAGTGTTTCGATGGATAGTTTTATGGGGAAGTTGAACTTCAGTGACGAATCACCAAAACTACCTCCTTCACCCGGATCTCGTCCTGGACAACTCTCACCAAGCAATTCAATTGATGGGAATTCAGCTGCCTTTAGTTTGGAGCTCGGAAACGGTGAGTTCAGTGAAGCTGAACTGAAGAAAATTATGGCAAACGAGAAGCTCGCAGAAATCGCAATGACTGATCCAAAGCGTGCAAAGAG GATTTTGGCTAATCGTCAATCAGCTGCTCGTTCCAAAGAAAGGAAGATGCGGTACATTTCCGAGTTGGAGCACAAGGTTCAGACCCTGCAAACTGAAGCTACCACATTATCGGCTCAATTAACACTTCTACAG AGAGATTCCGTTGGGCTTACCAATCAGAACAACGAGTTGAAGTTTCGTATTCAATCCATGGAACAACAGGCACAACTCCGTGACG CTCTAAACGAAACATTAACCGCGGAAGTCCGTCGATTAAAGCTCGCTACTCAAGAACTAGGTGGCGATTCTGATCCATCCAAAGGCATGGTCTCGCAGCAGCTTCCCATTAGCCGCCAGATGTTCCAGCTACACCAGCAACAGTTCCACCAGCAACAGCAGAACGGGAACACAGCTGCAAAATCCGAGTCTAATCAGTAG